One genomic region from Granulicatella adiacens ATCC 49175 encodes:
- a CDS encoding SDR family oxidoreductase: MTQFFDFTNKVVVITGAGGVICGELAKSFGKQGAKVALLDLNGEAAQKFADEIIAEGGIAKAYKTNVLEKESLEAVREAVNKDLGTVDVLVNGAGGNNPRATTDNEFHEVGLSAETKTFFELDKAGIEFVFNLNYLGTLLPTQVFAQDMVGKEGANIINISSMNAFTPLTKIPAYSGAKAAISNFTQWLAVHFSKVGIRCNAIAPGFLVTAQNERLLFDENGNPTPRADKILRNTPMGRFGESNELVGGVFFLADSTLSSFVNGVVLPIDGGFAAYSGV, translated from the coding sequence ATGACACAATTTTTTGATTTTACAAATAAAGTCGTAGTCATTACCGGTGCCGGTGGAGTAATTTGCGGTGAACTCGCAAAAAGCTTTGGTAAACAAGGCGCAAAGGTAGCTTTACTAGACTTAAACGGAGAAGCTGCACAAAAATTTGCAGATGAAATTATTGCTGAGGGCGGTATCGCAAAAGCATATAAAACGAATGTACTTGAAAAAGAATCATTAGAAGCTGTTCGCGAAGCGGTGAATAAGGATCTTGGTACCGTAGATGTTTTAGTAAACGGTGCTGGAGGAAATAACCCACGTGCAACAACAGATAATGAGTTCCATGAAGTTGGATTAAGTGCTGAGACAAAAACATTCTTTGAATTAGATAAAGCAGGAATTGAATTTGTATTCAACTTAAACTATTTAGGTACATTATTACCAACACAAGTTTTTGCACAAGATATGGTTGGAAAAGAAGGAGCAAATATCATCAATATTTCAAGTATGAATGCATTCACTCCTTTAACAAAAATTCCAGCGTATTCAGGAGCGAAAGCAGCGATTAGCAACTTCACTCAATGGTTAGCGGTTCACTTCTCTAAAGTAGGAATCCGTTGCAACGCGATTGCACCAGGTTTCTTAGTAACGGCTCAAAATGAGAGATTACTATTTGATGAAAATGGAAATCCAACTCCACGTGCGGATAAAATTTTACGCAATACACCAATGGGACGCTTTGGTGAATCAAATGAATTAGTAGGGGGAGTATTCTTCCTTGCAGATTCAACACTTTCAAGCTTTGTAAATGGGGTAGTTTTACCAATTGATGGTGGTTTCGCGGCTTATTCTGGAGTATAG
- the uxuA gene encoding mannonate dehydratase, producing MEMTFRWYGNDDQVTLENIRQIPGMKGIVTAIYDVPVGEVWSRERIRQLKQDVEASGLKLSVIESVPVHEDIKLGKPTRDQLIDNYIQTIKNLGAEGVNIVCYNFMPVFDWTRTDLAYELPDGSNALIFDEEVAKKMDPVKGELSLPGWDSSYTKDEMKAIMDEYSKVDEEKLWEHLEYFIKRVIPAAEEAGVKMAIHPDDPPYSIFGLPRIITCKENLVRFVELYDSPNNGVTVCVGSYASDPNNDAVEMLKEMLKRNRVNFMHARNIRLTGKGKSFEESAHPTEYGSIDMYEVVKALHDANWEGPIRPDHGRMIWGETGRPGYGLFDRALGATYLHGLAEAVAKNAKQ from the coding sequence ATGGAAATGACATTCCGGTGGTATGGGAATGATGATCAAGTAACTTTAGAAAATATTAGACAAATTCCTGGTATGAAAGGGATTGTAACTGCGATTTATGATGTCCCAGTTGGAGAAGTATGGAGCCGTGAACGTATTCGTCAATTAAAACAAGACGTTGAAGCTTCAGGCTTAAAACTTTCTGTTATTGAAAGTGTTCCAGTTCATGAAGATATTAAACTTGGAAAACCTACAAGAGATCAATTGATTGATAACTATATTCAGACTATTAAAAACTTAGGGGCTGAAGGAGTAAATATTGTATGTTATAACTTCATGCCAGTATTCGACTGGACACGAACTGACTTAGCGTATGAACTTCCAGATGGTTCTAATGCATTAATCTTCGACGAAGAAGTGGCTAAGAAAATGGACCCTGTAAAAGGGGAGTTATCTCTGCCAGGTTGGGATTCAAGTTATACAAAAGATGAAATGAAAGCTATCATGGATGAGTATTCCAAAGTAGACGAAGAAAAGCTTTGGGAACATTTAGAATATTTCATTAAACGTGTCATTCCAGCAGCAGAAGAAGCTGGTGTGAAAATGGCAATCCACCCTGATGATCCACCTTATAGCATCTTTGGATTACCTCGTATTATTACTTGCAAAGAAAATCTTGTAAGATTTGTAGAATTATACGATAGCCCAAATAATGGAGTAACTGTTTGTGTAGGTTCATATGCTTCTGATCCAAACAACGATGCTGTTGAGATGTTAAAAGAAATGTTGAAACGCAACCGAGTAAACTTTATGCATGCTCGTAATATCCGTTTAACAGGAAAAGGCAAATCATTCGAAGAATCAGCACACCCAACAGAATACGGTTCAATTGATATGTATGAAGTGGTTAAAGCTCTTCATGATGCAAACTGGGAAGGCCCAATCCGTCCGGACCATGGTCGTATGATTTGGGGAGAAACAGGTCGCCCAGGATATGGATTATTTGACCGAGCTCTAGGTGCTACTTACCTTCACGGTTTAGCTGAAGCCGTAGCTAAAAATGCAAAACAATAG
- the uxaC gene encoding glucuronate isomerase: protein MTFNRKKFLLQSKVAEDLYRVVEHLPIEDFHCHLSPQEIFEDKPFENAVQIWLGGDHYKWRLMRANGVSERLITGDATPEEKFEAWAKTLAKAFGNPLYHWSHLELKQVFGIDDYVTPDNWKEIYDRMNQTIAEEQLSPRKLIKRANVEFIGTTDHPLDSLEWHQKIAEDVSFDTVVAPTFRPDEAFVSHPKFANFVTRLQEVTGVEVGSFDSFVEALEQRIEFFVANGCKASDISFGEILYKRASKEELDAIFAKVIRGEVPTLEEIQQWQTEVFIALCGLYKKHHLVTQVHFGAVRDTNRKYFEEIGVDAGFDSTGDQTHLALALNQLLNALEESNRLPKCIFYNLNPSYNDILANTLANFQANEEGIKGRLQFGAAWWFSDTEKGMREQMLVLANQSLLWNFVGMLTDSRSFLSYQRHDYFRRILVSLVTEWIESGRIPYDEKLITEFLEAICYKNAKEFFGLN, encoded by the coding sequence ATGACTTTTAATCGTAAAAAATTTTTACTACAAAGTAAGGTTGCGGAAGACCTATATAGAGTAGTGGAACATCTTCCAATTGAAGATTTCCACTGTCACTTATCTCCTCAAGAAATTTTTGAGGATAAACCATTTGAGAATGCCGTACAAATATGGCTTGGCGGAGATCACTATAAATGGCGCCTAATGCGTGCAAATGGTGTGAGTGAACGTTTGATTACAGGGGACGCAACTCCTGAAGAAAAATTCGAAGCATGGGCTAAAACGTTAGCTAAGGCATTTGGAAATCCTTTATATCACTGGAGTCATTTAGAATTGAAACAAGTTTTTGGTATTGATGACTATGTGACGCCTGATAATTGGAAAGAGATTTATGACCGTATGAATCAAACCATTGCAGAGGAACAACTGAGTCCAAGAAAATTAATTAAACGAGCAAATGTAGAATTTATTGGAACAACTGACCATCCGCTTGATTCGCTCGAATGGCATCAAAAGATTGCAGAAGATGTCTCTTTTGATACAGTTGTTGCACCAACATTCCGTCCGGATGAAGCCTTTGTGTCACATCCAAAATTCGCTAACTTTGTGACTAGATTACAAGAAGTAACTGGCGTAGAAGTTGGTTCGTTTGATAGCTTTGTGGAAGCTTTGGAACAACGTATCGAATTCTTTGTGGCAAACGGATGTAAAGCAAGTGATATTAGTTTTGGAGAAATCTTGTATAAGAGAGCTTCAAAAGAAGAACTAGATGCAATTTTTGCAAAAGTGATTCGTGGAGAAGTACCTACTCTTGAAGAAATCCAACAATGGCAAACAGAAGTGTTTATTGCCTTATGTGGGTTGTACAAGAAACACCATCTAGTGACACAAGTTCACTTTGGTGCAGTTCGAGATACAAACCGTAAGTACTTTGAGGAAATTGGTGTAGATGCAGGATTTGATTCAACAGGAGATCAAACGCATCTAGCACTGGCTTTAAACCAATTATTAAATGCATTAGAAGAATCGAATCGTCTTCCAAAATGTATTTTCTATAACTTAAATCCATCGTACAACGACATTTTGGCAAATACGCTCGCCAACTTCCAAGCAAACGAAGAAGGAATTAAAGGACGTTTACAATTTGGTGCAGCTTGGTGGTTCTCGGATACTGAAAAAGGAATGAGAGAACAAATGCTAGTACTAGCAAATCAAAGCTTATTATGGAATTTTGTAGGAATGTTAACTGACTCAAGAAGCTTCCTATCGTATCAAAGACATGATTACTTCCGTCGAATTCTTGTTTCACTTGTAACGGAATGGATTGAAAGTGGTCGAATCCCTTATGATGAAAAATTAATTACAGAGTTCTTAGAAGCCATTTGCTATAAAAATGCTAAAGAATTTTTTGGATTGAACTAA
- a CDS encoding bifunctional 4-hydroxy-2-oxoglutarate aldolase/2-dehydro-3-deoxy-phosphogluconate aldolase — MTSVLEQLKQNYIFAVIRGKSSDDAIEISKHSVLGGIKNIEVTYTTPEASKAIAELKAFYAKNSEVVIGAGTIMTVELAKEAIAAGAEFLVSPHYDAHIQKVAHDAHIDYFPGCATTTEIVQAMNGGAKIIKLFPGGVLGPSFIKDINGPIPSVNLMPSGGVSLANIKEWKEKGAVAVGVGSALGAKVATEGYESVTRIAKEFVSALED, encoded by the coding sequence ATGACAAGTGTATTAGAACAATTAAAACAGAACTATATTTTTGCAGTTATTCGGGGGAAATCATCAGATGACGCAATTGAAATTTCAAAACACTCAGTATTGGGTGGCATTAAGAATATTGAAGTAACTTATACAACACCTGAGGCTTCTAAAGCAATTGCTGAATTGAAAGCTTTTTATGCAAAAAATTCAGAAGTAGTGATTGGTGCTGGAACGATTATGACAGTTGAATTAGCTAAAGAAGCTATTGCTGCTGGAGCAGAGTTTTTAGTAAGTCCTCATTATGATGCACATATTCAAAAAGTCGCTCATGATGCTCATATCGATTACTTCCCAGGATGCGCAACAACAACTGAAATCGTACAAGCGATGAATGGTGGAGCAAAAATCATCAAACTATTCCCTGGTGGAGTTTTAGGACCTTCATTTATTAAAGATATTAATGGCCCAATCCCAAGTGTTAATTTAATGCCTTCCGGTGGCGTATCTCTTGCAAACATTAAAGAGTGGAAAGAAAAAGGTGCTGTTGCAGTCGGTGTCGGAAGCGCTCTCGGTGCAAAGGTTGCAACAGAGGGTTATGAGAGTGTAACACGTATTGCTAAAGAATTCGTCAGTGCGTTGGAGGACTAA
- a CDS encoding FadR/GntR family transcriptional regulator encodes MKEKTVSLVEQTANRIVEYFEKNDLKVGDKLPNEYTLAQDLEVGRSTLREAVKMLVSKNILEVRQGSGTYITSLTETVIDPLGFGEIDNHMKLTQDLFEVRFLIEPQMASLAAQHITDEEVAVLERLEKALEKEIHSDGDIHFKLDIQFHSAIAEASRNVAMQQLIPIIIQSIKLYNDFFTSEQSKANTIRAHREIVRAIKNRDAVAARDAMLLHLADNRRTLSYN; translated from the coding sequence ATGAAAGAGAAAACTGTTTCTTTAGTGGAACAAACCGCAAATAGAATTGTCGAATATTTTGAAAAAAATGATTTAAAAGTCGGAGACAAGTTGCCCAATGAATATACATTGGCACAAGATTTAGAAGTGGGTCGTAGTACGTTACGTGAAGCGGTGAAAATGTTAGTTTCAAAGAATATCTTGGAAGTACGTCAAGGTTCTGGAACTTATATTACAAGTTTAACGGAGACTGTAATAGATCCATTAGGTTTTGGTGAAATCGATAATCATATGAAGTTGACACAAGACTTATTTGAAGTACGCTTCTTGATTGAGCCTCAGATGGCGAGTCTTGCCGCGCAGCATATTACGGATGAAGAAGTGGCTGTTTTAGAAAGGCTTGAAAAGGCCTTGGAAAAAGAAATCCATTCGGATGGAGATATTCACTTTAAACTGGATATTCAATTTCATAGTGCGATTGCTGAGGCTAGTCGTAATGTAGCTATGCAGCAACTGATTCCAATTATTATTCAATCGATTAAGTTGTATAATGATTTCTTTACAAGTGAGCAAAGCAAAGCAAATACGATTCGTGCTCATAGAGAAATTGTAAGAGCAATTAAAAATCGAGATGCTGTCGCTGCCAGAGACGCGATGTTACTGCATTTAGCAGATAATAGACGCACATTATCGTATAATTAA
- a CDS encoding glycoside hydrolase family 3 protein, translated as MARLVDLSKKPYNLNPSQIEWVESTIKGMTDEEKVGQLFTNLFFFGGDAFSGNNLSNKEILEKYHIGGVRYMNGSPEDVQGLINDLQSQTKIPLLVAANCDSGGDGAVKGGTYISSGAQSEASRDPWVPYHAGLVSAREETALGVNVNFDPCVDILENWRNTIVNTRAYGTTAEDVIKYTNAYVEGLKAEREVVCCVKHFPGDGTEERDQHLILGVNELSVEEWENSFGKVYRNHIENGVEMIMAGHIALPEYQKALRPGIEDKDVMPATLAEELIQDLLKEKLDFNGMVITDASHMLGMTSAMRREDYVPGAIAAGCDMFLFFNNMEEDFNFMLKGYHNGVITEERMTDALRRILGLKAKLNLPEKQANGTLLKDKKELEVIGCAEHLEWQKEAADRGITLVKDTQQNLPINPVDHKRVRLYYLDGEKGGIMANDDSVLNRFVDELTSRGYEVMVNDGNSRIKGRTLEYRVTVDLALVVANVIGYGAQNNYRIQWKTAMSNEVPWYVHEAPTVFVSTNFTTHLHDATMVKTFINAYHGNENTVKAVIDKLEGKSEFKGTPNELVWTEKWQAKL; from the coding sequence ATGGCAAGACTAGTAGATTTATCAAAAAAACCTTACAACTTGAATCCAAGTCAAATTGAATGGGTTGAGTCAACAATTAAAGGCATGACAGATGAAGAGAAAGTAGGACAATTATTTACAAACTTATTCTTCTTCGGAGGGGATGCTTTTAGCGGAAACAATTTAAGCAATAAAGAGATTCTAGAAAAATATCATATCGGCGGTGTTCGTTATATGAACGGTAGCCCTGAAGATGTTCAAGGGTTAATTAATGATCTTCAATCTCAAACAAAAATCCCATTATTAGTGGCAGCTAACTGCGATTCAGGTGGGGACGGTGCCGTTAAAGGTGGTACTTATATTTCTTCTGGCGCACAATCTGAAGCAAGTCGCGATCCTTGGGTTCCTTATCATGCAGGACTAGTATCTGCTCGTGAAGAGACTGCTCTTGGGGTAAACGTAAACTTTGACCCATGCGTGGACATTTTAGAAAACTGGAGAAATACAATCGTTAATACGCGTGCTTACGGAACTACTGCTGAAGACGTTATTAAATATACAAATGCGTATGTAGAAGGATTAAAAGCAGAACGTGAAGTAGTTTGCTGTGTGAAACACTTCCCTGGAGATGGAACTGAAGAACGTGACCAACACTTAATTTTAGGTGTGAATGAACTTTCAGTAGAAGAGTGGGAAAATTCTTTTGGTAAAGTATATCGCAACCATATCGAAAATGGTGTTGAAATGATTATGGCTGGACATATTGCATTGCCTGAATATCAAAAAGCGCTTCGTCCAGGGATTGAAGATAAAGATGTAATGCCAGCAACACTTGCTGAAGAACTAATTCAAGATTTACTAAAAGAAAAACTAGACTTCAACGGAATGGTAATTACAGATGCAAGCCACATGTTAGGAATGACAAGTGCGATGCGGCGCGAGGACTATGTTCCAGGAGCAATTGCTGCAGGATGTGACATGTTCTTATTCTTTAACAATATGGAAGAAGACTTTAACTTCATGTTAAAAGGATATCACAATGGAGTCATTACTGAAGAACGTATGACAGATGCTCTTCGTCGTATTTTAGGATTGAAAGCAAAATTAAATCTTCCTGAAAAACAAGCAAACGGAACATTGTTAAAAGATAAGAAAGAGTTAGAAGTCATTGGTTGTGCTGAACACTTAGAGTGGCAAAAAGAAGCAGCTGACCGCGGAATCACTCTTGTTAAAGATACGCAACAAAACTTACCGATTAATCCAGTGGATCATAAACGCGTACGCTTGTATTACTTAGATGGAGAAAAAGGTGGAATCATGGCTAATGATGATTCAGTTTTAAACCGCTTCGTAGATGAATTAACTAGTCGTGGATATGAAGTAATGGTTAATGATGGAAATAGTCGTATCAAAGGACGTACACTAGAGTATAGAGTTACAGTTGATTTAGCGCTAGTGGTTGCAAACGTAATTGGTTATGGTGCACAAAATAACTACCGTATTCAATGGAAGACAGCTATGTCGAATGAAGTACCTTGGTATGTACATGAAGCACCAACTGTATTTGTGTCTACAAACTTTACAACTCATTTACACGACGCGACAATGGTTAAAACATTTATCAATGCATACCATGGTAATGAGAACACAGTTAAAGCTGTAATCGATAAACTTGAAGGGAAGTCCGAATTCAAGGGAACTCCAAACGAGTTAGTGTGGACTGAAAAATGGCAAGCTAAATTATAG
- a CDS encoding MFS transporter — translation MENTGIHRAKTWQMALFALNNTSTNLWLVLLNFVAYYLTGYVGVAVVMATSIMTFMRIWDAITDPIVGYIVDKTDGKFGKNRPFMAAGNIVLVITTFLMFFTTHHLPEEFRFIYFLVIYLIYIIGYTLQTVVTKSAQSCLTNDPKQRPTFGIYDGIYNATLFALVPGFVAQHLVPKYGGFTAELFQELWIYIAPVTVIFTWLAIFALKDKDRTEFFGTGEPVKVTFKDYWDVLKNNRAIQMLVVSASTDKLAAIVTSNATVSVIIFGIICGNYKLLNTFNQYTLIPKILIMILGVKFIAQKLGQRKALLLGSWAGIILYGLLFGLFYVADPSTFSLPGAEGYTGLSFFTIAFLTLYILAQGANGLAGTMVIPMTADCADYEVYRSGRYVPGLMGTLFSAVDKIVSSFGSAFVGILCASIGFTEKLPQVDTPLTPELKFIGLVMFCGFIMFGYLCNVIAMKFYPLNKEKMEEIQSEIARIKAETLAKQKA, via the coding sequence ATGGAAAATACAGGGATTCATAGAGCGAAAACGTGGCAAATGGCTTTGTTTGCTTTAAATAATACATCAACAAACTTATGGCTAGTTCTTTTGAACTTCGTTGCCTACTATTTAACAGGTTACGTTGGGGTAGCAGTAGTAATGGCTACTTCAATTATGACATTCATGCGTATTTGGGACGCGATTACTGACCCAATCGTTGGTTATATCGTAGACAAAACAGATGGAAAATTTGGTAAAAATCGTCCGTTTATGGCAGCTGGTAACATTGTATTAGTGATTACAACATTCTTAATGTTCTTCACAACTCACCATTTACCAGAAGAATTTAGATTTATTTATTTCTTAGTAATTTATTTAATCTACATCATTGGTTATACATTACAAACAGTAGTAACTAAATCAGCTCAAAGCTGTTTAACAAATGACCCTAAACAACGTCCAACATTCGGTATCTATGACGGTATTTATAATGCTACATTATTCGCGTTAGTACCAGGATTTGTTGCTCAACACTTAGTACCAAAATACGGTGGGTTTACTGCTGAGTTGTTCCAAGAGTTATGGATTTATATCGCTCCAGTAACAGTCATCTTCACTTGGTTAGCGATCTTTGCACTAAAAGATAAAGACCGTACAGAATTCTTTGGTACAGGCGAACCTGTTAAAGTTACTTTCAAAGACTACTGGGATGTACTAAAAAATAACCGTGCTATTCAAATGTTAGTAGTATCAGCTTCAACAGATAAATTGGCAGCGATAGTTACTTCAAACGCAACAGTATCAGTAATTATCTTTGGTATTATTTGTGGTAACTATAAATTACTAAATACATTTAACCAATATACATTGATTCCTAAGATTTTGATTATGATTCTTGGAGTTAAATTTATTGCTCAAAAACTTGGTCAAAGAAAAGCGTTGTTATTAGGTTCATGGGCGGGTATCATCCTTTACGGATTATTATTCGGTCTATTCTATGTAGCAGATCCTTCAACATTCTCACTACCTGGAGCTGAGGGATACACAGGGCTATCATTCTTCACAATTGCATTCTTAACACTATACATCTTAGCTCAAGGTGCAAACGGGTTAGCAGGAACAATGGTAATTCCGATGACAGCCGACTGTGCGGACTACGAAGTATATCGTTCAGGTCGTTACGTTCCTGGTTTAATGGGAACATTATTCAGTGCTGTTGATAAAATCGTTTCTTCATTCGGTTCTGCATTTGTAGGTATCTTATGTGCATCTATCGGCTTTACTGAAAAATTACCTCAAGTAGATACACCATTAACACCAGAATTGAAATTTATCGGTTTAGTGATGTTCTGTGGTTTCATTATGTTTGGATATCTTTGTAACGTAATTGCGATGAAATTCTACCCATTAAACAAAGAGAAAATGGAAGAAATTCAAAGTGAAATCGCTCGAATCAAAGCTGAAACATTAGCAAAACAAAAAGCATAA
- a CDS encoding HAD family hydrolase, with protein sequence MALTNESPFVVCIDSDGCAMDTMDIKHIRFFGPLAAKYFEIQNQEVYLEEWNRVNLFSETRGINRFKGLLLSLEFAQEHGEAIEDFTVFANWCNHTTSLSNQSLEEEIAKHNDAVLIKALEWSKAVNHGIETELVGEDKPFEGVKRALEEISKVAQIAIVSSANSEAVNSEWKRHGLMPFVSEFFGQERGSKAAAIKEIKSLGFEKEKILMVGDAPGDFDAAKVNEVHFYPILFGKEKESWATLVTNILPEFIDGQYNDEEYQAIYHKHLSQFKN encoded by the coding sequence ATGGCTTTAACAAATGAAAGTCCATTCGTAGTATGTATCGATTCAGATGGCTGTGCGATGGACACAATGGATATTAAACACATTCGTTTCTTCGGCCCGCTAGCAGCGAAGTATTTCGAGATTCAAAATCAAGAAGTCTATTTAGAAGAATGGAATCGTGTCAACTTATTCTCTGAAACGAGAGGGATTAATCGCTTTAAAGGGTTACTACTTAGTCTCGAGTTTGCTCAAGAACATGGTGAAGCAATTGAAGACTTTACAGTGTTTGCTAACTGGTGTAATCATACGACATCTCTTTCAAATCAATCATTGGAAGAGGAGATTGCTAAGCATAATGATGCCGTACTAATAAAAGCGCTCGAGTGGAGCAAGGCTGTAAATCACGGCATTGAAACCGAACTTGTTGGCGAAGACAAACCTTTTGAAGGCGTAAAAAGAGCTTTAGAAGAAATTAGTAAAGTAGCTCAGATTGCGATTGTTTCTTCAGCAAACAGCGAAGCAGTTAATAGCGAATGGAAACGTCATGGGTTAATGCCATTTGTTTCTGAATTCTTCGGACAAGAACGAGGAAGTAAAGCAGCAGCGATTAAAGAAATTAAGAGTCTCGGATTTGAAAAAGAGAAAATCTTAATGGTTGGGGATGCTCCTGGGGATTTTGATGCTGCAAAAGTTAATGAAGTACATTTCTATCCAATATTATTTGGGAAAGAAAAAGAGTCATGGGCAACGTTAGTCACAAATATTCTTCCAGAATTTATTGACGGACAATACAATGACGAAGAGTATCAAGCAATTTATCATAAACATTTATCACAATTTAAAAATTAA
- a CDS encoding sugar kinase → MRVITLGEILLRLSTADDVRLKSTKEFRACYGGAEANVGISLAHFGHDVSVATVLPQDNPLNDAVSSRLRMNGIDTNLVATEYGRLGTYFLEQGNAGRASRVTYDRLYSSISVLNELCWDLDEIFIDTDLLHISGILPALSKKWQAWAVEVVRKAKEYGCYVSFDMNYRSKLWSYEEAYPCFQQILPYVDILSAGRLDAIHFLQVATAEEDVSLEEIYRRVKEKYANIKVLYSTKRNVISTNHHELQGFYVGEDNNFVESKIYDIQPVIDRVGGGDAFAAGILNGVLKGWDSQQIVDFGTASSVLKHTVFGDWNPFDENEVFEFMNQKSGQIVR, encoded by the coding sequence ATGAGAGTCATCACTTTAGGTGAAATTTTGTTAAGATTATCGACCGCAGATGATGTACGGTTAAAAAGTACAAAAGAGTTCAGAGCCTGCTATGGTGGAGCTGAAGCAAATGTAGGGATTTCCTTAGCGCACTTTGGCCATGACGTTTCTGTGGCAACGGTTCTACCGCAAGATAATCCTTTAAACGATGCTGTAAGTTCAAGATTACGAATGAATGGAATTGATACGAATCTAGTAGCGACAGAATATGGAAGATTAGGAACTTACTTTTTAGAACAAGGAAATGCAGGACGTGCTTCTCGTGTTACATACGATCGCTTATATTCTAGTATCTCCGTTTTAAATGAACTATGCTGGGATCTAGACGAAATCTTTATTGATACTGATTTGCTTCATATTTCAGGAATTCTACCAGCTCTTTCTAAGAAGTGGCAAGCTTGGGCGGTTGAAGTCGTCCGTAAAGCGAAAGAATATGGATGCTATGTGAGTTTTGATATGAACTATCGTAGTAAGTTGTGGAGTTATGAGGAAGCCTATCCTTGTTTCCAACAAATCTTGCCTTATGTAGATATTTTATCTGCAGGGAGACTCGATGCGATTCATTTTCTCCAAGTTGCAACAGCTGAAGAAGACGTATCTCTTGAAGAAATCTATCGTCGCGTGAAAGAAAAATATGCGAATATCAAAGTGTTATATTCCACAAAAAGAAATGTCATTTCAACCAATCACCATGAGTTACAAGGTTTTTATGTAGGAGAAGATAATAACTTTGTAGAGTCAAAAATCTATGATATTCAACCTGTAATTGATCGAGTTGGCGGTGGTGATGCTTTTGCCGCTGGGATTCTAAACGGAGTTCTAAAAGGTTGGGATAGCCAACAAATTGTCGATTTTGGAACAGCAAGTTCGGTATTAAAACATACGGTTTTTGGCGACTGGAATCCGTTCGACGAAAATGAAGTCTTTGAATTTATGAACCAAAAATCAGGACAGATTGTTCGTTAA
- a CDS encoding bifunctional 4-hydroxy-2-oxoglutarate aldolase/2-dehydro-3-deoxy-phosphogluconate aldolase: protein MSSVLEQLKENYIFAVIRGKSSDEAIEISKHSVLGGIKNIEVTYTTPEASKAITELKALYAKKSEVVIGAGTIMTVELAKEAIAAGAEFLVSPHYDAHIQKVAHEAHIDYFPGCATTTEIVQAMNGGAKIIKLFPGGVLGPSFIKDIHGPIPNVNLMPSGGVSLANIKEWKEKGAVAVGVGSALGAKVATEGYESVTRIAKEFVNALVD, encoded by the coding sequence ATGTCAAGTGTATTAGAACAATTAAAAGAAAACTATATTTTTGCAGTTATCCGCGGGAAATCATCAGATGAAGCGATTGAAATTTCAAAACATTCTGTATTAGGTGGAATTAAAAATATTGAAGTGACTTATACAACACCTGAGGCTTCTAAAGCAATTACTGAATTGAAAGCTCTTTATGCAAAAAAATCAGAAGTTGTCATTGGTGCTGGAACGATTATGACAGTAGAGTTGGCTAAAGAAGCAATTGCTGCTGGTGCGGAATTTTTAGTAAGTCCTCACTATGATGCACATATTCAAAAGGTTGCTCATGAAGCTCATATCGATTACTTCCCGGGATGCGCAACAACAACAGAAATCGTTCAAGCGATGAATGGGGGAGCAAAAATCATTAAATTATTCCCGGGTGGAGTTCTAGGGCCTTCGTTCATTAAAGATATTCATGGCCCAATTCCAAATGTAAATTTAATGCCTTCAGGTGGAGTTTCTCTAGCCAATATTAAAGAGTGGAAAGAAAAAGGCGCAGTAGCAGTAGGAGTTGGAAGTGCTCTTGGTGCGAAAGTTGCAACAGAAGGGTATGAAAGTGTCACACGCATTGCTAAAGAATTTGTGAATGCTTTGGTTGATTAA